The genomic window ACAAGCGGGCCAAGGGATGGTAGATTGAGAATGGGTTTGAAAAAAGGGAATTTAAAAAGGTCGACAAGTCTCAGGAATGAGTAAGCTGAGGAAGTGGAAGCAGTCCTTTAATGGTCTTGGATGTATAGGGGTGAATGTGGAGATCTATTGAAGGAAGTCATTTATGGGGTGGAGATGATGCAGTTGGAAACACATGCACTCCAGCAATAATGGAAAAGCTGTGTCTTAGAGTGCAGGATTTATTGGAGGTTCTACATTAGGATACTTGACTGATTATTAAAGATTGTGACCATCTTTCAATTGTTTACTGCCAGTCCATCTAGGTTATCACTGAAGGTGAAGGCTGTTTGTTAGTATCATCCTGTACTAGGCTGGTGGTGGCATCTTGAAATCTGTTATCATTTGTGCCTTTTTCTAAAATTGTTTGAACTAGATGGACCAAAAGTGGAGGATGGGGGCTGCTTCCTATCTGATATGAAAAGTTTGATAATTGTTTCACAAATTGATTCTATTTTCCCACCTTCATTCTAAGACAATTCCAGAACACTAGATTGATGTGAACTAGCCTCTTCCTAATAAAATCCCTGGAGTGTTCCTGGTACTTAAGATAAATAGTCCATCCCTCCCAGATTGGGAAGTGCTTTTTTAAACCCATGGGTTATGGTCCTAGTGACCTTTTTGGCTTACAAGTCTTTCTGAGGTAGGTCAAATGATGAAATTTGTAaacttgttaatcaagaatgagcaATAATAGGATTGGGGACCTTTGGCCCAGGTTATTATAAGAGGGTGTGCACGATCTTTTAAATGCTTACATCCTTCATACAATTTTTGTATACTGCCATTTATGGTGATACCTGAACCTAATGGTCATACTTTATGGTTTCGGAGGGGTTTGTCATATCACCATTGTGCATCTATATAAGTTGATTGAACCTGCAATATGTAGCCATAGGCATAACCAGCAAGACCAGCAAGAGTTGTTCCATTTTTTGTTGTTTTGGCTGTTCACAGTATGTATGTAATTTCCAATGTCTATGCAATtgccaaatattatttttatcttaataTTCAAACCAAACTTTCACAACTTTGTCATTAGTTTAATTTATATCTTGGTCCTATCCCCATTATCAAATCTTTAATGGCCAAAAAGAGAGATCTTTTCTCCCTAGATTGCTTCCATCCCATGTTTCAAATGACCGTCATAAGTGGAAATTTTATCACTGCAGCTTATGTTTGTTCAGATCTTTTTCTCCAACATTTCAGTCTATTAACCCTGTGCTTCCTAGCTGACTAGACATTGACCCTATAGAATATGCTGCATTCATCTTATGCACGAATATGCCTTATTGCTTAGAATTCTTATCTGCACAATGTAGTTAGTTTTGTTATTTTCTTAGGAAACTTTCTCCTCAGTCTTGCCATTATGTGAAGATCAAACAATACTACAAATTCCAGTTTTGCTCAATCCAAGAACATCTTGTTTAAGATTTAACTGTAGATGTGCcttttttcttcatcctgcttttttaaaaaaatatgaacaaGGCAATCTAACAATTAAGTATCAGAAGGCTGATCTGGCTGACTGTTTGACATTCTTGTTATTGTACCATCTAAATAAATTTGTTGAAGGGGAAACCTTAAGTGTAGATCAGGGGAGAGGTCTTCAAGCAACAACAGGTGTAACCTTTCCCACCCTGAGTATCCTAGTATTTGATCCATGGAATGCCATACCGCCCTGTACCGCCCCGTACCGTCCGTATCGTACCGTACCGGTCTCGTATCGGTACGTCATACCGAAGTGTACCGACATTACCGTACCGTATCGAACCGCGTACCGACATTAAACATAATTTCATCGGTACGGGGTCCGGTACCAGTACGGCGAaccttgatttgatcattttgattTGTCCATTAAGACGGGGAGGAGGACCTGAAGTAACCTTGATAGAGTTTTGTAAGATTCAAATGACAAAGGTTTACATGACAGAGCTTGTCTTGACAATGTTTACTCCCCAACAAAAGAAAACCCTGTCATGACAATGGTGGTAGGCCATAACAATGCCTGGTTAAAAACTCAAAAGTCAATTTTTGTACTGGAAAAAAAGCCAATTGGTCAATTAATTATGGTTCTACCAAAGGTGAAATCCAATAGATTGTACTCTTTTAATGTGACTTGTTGATCTGTTGCAAATTGTCCTTATTCTTCAGTTGGTTGAATTCAAACACTTTAACATTTTTTTTTGATCATGTATCCATTTTTCTTATCACTGTGCAACTTATCAAGGTATGATCTATGTGCAGTTTATGGTTACAGTAGATGCTAGATCATGCATACCCTCTATATGATCTCTTTCAGACCACTTGCAGATGGTGCAGTTTTTTAAGAGAATGGATCTTCAGGCCAATATCAATTGTTCTACAGTCGATCCCAGTAAGTTGGATTTTTAGCTCATTGGGTAAAATTTGATATTTACTGCAGGAATTTGTTGAGCAGGTGTAGGGCTGATGATAAAATCTCTTTTAGTTTCACAGTCATTACTATCAACAGTTAGGAACATCCGTCAGCCCCTCTTTTACTGAGCTTATTGCAGAAGAGACTTCTAACTATTTGTTGCCTCATATGGACATCATTGAGATTGATTCTTCAGAAAGTGAAGATGATCTTGAAATTAGACCTTTTGGATTACAAGATAGGTCATACAAAAATGGTGCTAGTGGCCAGTGGAGAAATACTTCCGAGAGGTTCATTGGTCAGAATCATGATTCTGGCTTGAAACTCCCATCACATTCCATTTCTAATGGTGGTGAAGGAACATCAGCCCCACGATCTTATATGAGCAGTGTGGAACCAACAATCATATCTAATGAAAATTCAGGACATAGTATTAGAAGCAGTGGAAGAGATGAAGGCCGTCTTGTACCTCATGGAGGGGCTGGTCGTGTTGAAAGAGATGAAGCAAGGATTTTACCTTCCGAAAGGCCTATTCATATTGCAGAACTAGACATACATGCAGAACCGAGCCCGAGTACCAACTTTGGTTCAGATGCAATATCTACTGAATGGGGTATGGATGCAAATTCCTTATCTCAGCATTCTCAAAGGAGGATTCTTCCATCTTTTTCTCAGCGAACAAATTTCAAACATGCATCAGAACCTAGCATTGGATCCCATATAGGGCCTGTTCTTTCTTCCCAACAGAAGGAACTTGCACCAGTGGGGCATTATAGAAGGTCTGAAGTGAATTTGAATGACATTGCCAATGATAGACGGATCCTCAATGAGGACCAGACCCAAAATGGTCCAAGGAGAGTTCTTCCATCATCTTTGCAGCCTGCCATGCATGGAACTGCATCAAAAAGTTCTCTAGACTATGAAGGAGGGAGTCAGATCCATAATTTTCCTGGGACAGAACATGATTCTGTAAGAACTAATGTATCTGATGGTAAGGTAGTCGATACAGCCAGGAATAATGATGAATTTCATGCGTATGGAATCAATGGTAAAGGTCGAATTCTACCTTCGTCAGTTCTAAATGGTAAATCTATTTCCAACTCTCAGCCAAAATCTTTGACAGAGGCCAGAGACATTAGTAATTTTCAGGCAAAATCATCTTTCTCTTTGGGAGCGAATATTgctgatggtgcacaaaagttTCCATCATTCTCAATTGGACATGAGAAATCTGGTACCAGTACTGCAAAAGCTACAAATGAGAGATGGGGCAAAGGTGATTTTCACATGGAATCTTCTAGCTCTGTCGGAGCTAGTTCAGCTGCTGGTGTGCAGAGAGTTCTACCAATGGCattcatgaaagaaaaaaatttcaataataccACTCTGAAAACTTCAACGGAGTACAGAGGTGATTTATTTTTCAAGGCAAATTTACTCACTATGCAGGAGTAAGCGATGTTCACAAGTTAGTAAagacattctttttttttttttgtgtgtgtgtggcaGACGATGGTCATACATTTGGTAATGCTGGTAACGTTAGGGTCCTACCTTCATCATTGATGCATGGAAAGTCTATTAACAGTTTTCAGTCAGGTGGTGTTAGTGATGCACAAAATCACTTAAGCATAGGAGAAGATAGGAGAATCGAGCATGATGAGAGGGTAATATATCAAGAAGCATTGCAGGTAGTTCTAAACCTAATATAGCTTCATGTCATCTTCTTTTACTTGTGCTAGGAGAAATTTTGGTGACTCCATCATATGTTTTTGTTATATTCTGAAGCATTTTCATGAGTTGTGGAACATTTTTTCCTTTGTCAATGGCTAGTGAACCACTGGGTTGTGAAACATTCTTTCCTTTGTCAATGGCTAGGGAACCACAGGCATCAAGCAAACCTTTGAGCAGAGAGTAAATTAATTGAATATGTTGATGTATTCCAAGAGGATATAttcatcatattgataattattttattagtgAAGCTTTCCTTTTTAAGTTTTTAACAAACATCACATAATAAGCTATATGGTTTATGGTTCTCTGGCTCAGCAATCAATTTGAGGTGTATGCTTCACTTTATGGAAGTATAAGCTTTAAAGAATGACCTTGACATGGTTTCCTTTAAGTTTTTCTATTGCCTTTCTTTAAGGCATAGATCTTTTCAATCCTCGAGGAATCATGATTTATGTCTTCATTTCTTTATGTTAAAGACATTTTATTGATATCGTTGAGATAATAGAGCTTCATGAAACTTCTCATAGAGTTCTCTTTTGTGCTATGCTTTTTGGTGAGATTTAAATGCAAAGGTTTGTTGTTGTTGCTTTTCTAGTTCCATTTTGATGTCTATATGCCAGGTTGATTTTTCTTTCCAAACCTGTTACTTTTTggcatttttgttttttttttttataagtctTTTAAAAAAGAAGACAAGGTCTAGAGATGTATAAATAAACTTATTTAATGCTCTACTTTTTATATTCTTTTTGTTACACCATCTGCTTCCTGACTTTCATCTCGTATCACAGTATCCTTAATCATAATTATGTAATCAAGGAATATAAGTTTCGATAGCCAGTGTATTTGACTTAGGGACATGCTAAAGTGATTGTTGACACCTGTAAATTCAGAGAGAAGTGATACCGTCTGGTTCAAGGGATCATTTTCCTATGAAGTTGATTTTACTAACAAGAAAGAAAAATCGCAACTGAGGTTTCTATTATTGTTTTGTGCAGAATCTTGGTCAGCCAAAATTAGAAGATGATCTGCCTGAGGGGCTTTTGGCTGTTTCCCTTTTAAAGCACCAGGTATGGTACCTGCTCAAAAGTGTTTTTTTCCCCTTTAATTATGTCAATGTGTGACTTTGGGTAAAACCTTCATGTCCACAGAAAATAGCCTTAGCTTGGATGATTCAGAAAGAGAAAAGTGTGCTGTGTGCAGGTGGAATTCTTGCAGATGATCAGGTTACCTTATAATAATGACTCTGAGATTTTGGAATATGTGGTATGTTTCTTCGTTCAATCGTCATTCTTTAAAGGCTAAGCATGCTGTTATGTGACAGGGCCTTGGTAAGACAGTGTCGATGATAGCTCTAATACAAAAGCAGATGACTCAGCAATCTGAGTTCACATCTGGTGATTCAAGCCACATAAAATCTGTAGCCTTAAACttagatgaggatgatgatggagTCACTGAAGTGGATAAGGCAAAGCAGATTGCAACGGATGAATTAAAACAGGAACCTGTGGCCAGTACATCAATGCGTGCATCTCACAAGTCAAGGCCAGCAGCAGGTACTTTGGTGGTCTGCCCTGCAAGTGTTCTGAGGCAGTGGGCTCGGGAGCTGGATGAGAAAGTGACAAACAGTGCTAAGCTATCTGTTTTAGTCTATCATGGAGGTGCacggacgaaaaatcctagtgaTTTGGCGAAATATGATGTTGTTCTAACGACATATTCTATTGTAACTAATGAAGTGCCAAAGCAGTCTACAGCAGATGATGATGATGGAGAACAAAGAAACCTTGATAGATGTGGATTAATGTCAGAGTTTTCTTCTAACAAGAAAAGGAAGCAGACATCAAACAGACAGAACAAGGTgaagaaaaaagggaaaggaCTCAAGGATTCCCACTTTGACTTGGGCAGTGGCCCACTTGCTAGAGTTCGATGGTTTAGGGTTGTACTAGATGAAGCTCAAACAATAAAGAATCACAGAACCCAAGTGGCTAGAGCCTGCTGTGGTCTTCGAGCCAAAAGAAGGTGGTGTTTATCGGGAACACCTATGCAGAATGCAATTGATGATCTTTACAGCTACTTTCGGTTCCTCAAATATGATCCATATGCTGTCTATAGTTCCTTCTGTGCCTCAATAAAATACCCCATATCCAGAAATGCTAGCCAGGGGTATAAAAAACTTCAAGCAGTCTTGAGGACTGTGCTGCTCCGTCGCACAAAAGGTACTTCCAATATCTGATTATAAGCTAGATATTGTGTTGGTTTGGCCCTCTGGTTGGAGGTATTTCTTAGGTTCTAACTGTGATACAGCATGCTTTGTTCCTCCATTACCATTCATAACATGTTGCTGTTTCTTACTTCATTGGAGACTTTGGGGATAATCACAGTTTAATGCTTGTTTGATTGGGAAAATGTGCTCATATCTCATGGCAAATGAAAATCATTAAAGCAAGCTTGCGAAATAGGGACATAAATAATGTCATTATTTATGTCATTAATGTAGCTTATTTATGTACATAAGTAAGCTAATTGGAAAATTGTGCATTTGTTGCAGGAGCATGATGTACATCACTGTCTCAATGAGGGAAAGGCTGAGAAATAATGTAGTTATAAGGGAACATAAATCTCAATTAGCTTCCTTCTAGGGCTCATAATTAAGATGAAGCAAGACACAATTAGGAGTACGTGTCATATACTTTTGTGGCTTCATTTCATCTTCAGGAAACCATCTATGTTTACTTTTCATGATGATTCCCACAATCCTTCAAACTTTGCAGTTTTCATTTGGCTTGTAAGGCTGCAGTAGCTTTTTGGTAGTCTTAAATGTGGATTTTAAAGACTGTAACGTGACACCAAATGACTCTGGGGATTATTATTGTTGATTATATCAATGTTTTCTGTATAGACTTGTTTTAGCTGGTACTGAGCTACTACAAGATCAGTGTACAGGGGTCTGATATGGTGCAGTACCCACATGTTATAGCTGTTCTCTTGTTTCAAGTAGTATGCAGTGTATTTTATCAGTTGCACCAGTTATCCACTGGGGTAGGGTCTCTACTGAGATTGAAAAAAACTTGGATTGAATCACCTTTAGGGGCTTTTGGTTGCTTGTGGTTCTAGCTGCTTATAACTTAAGTTGTAGGTCAACCGTTAATATGGCAGCCATTCTTTTTTGGTCTGCATGGAGTTGTATATCTACTTGTAGGAAC from Elaeis guineensis isolate ETL-2024a chromosome 4, EG11, whole genome shotgun sequence includes these protein-coding regions:
- the LOC105035156 gene encoding helicase-like transcription factor CHR28 isoform X1, which translates into the protein MLDHAYPLYDLFQTTCRWCSFLREWIFRPISIVLQSIPFHSHYYQQLGTSVSPSFTELIAEETSNYLLPHMDIIEIDSSESEDDLEIRPFGLQDRSYKNGASGQWRNTSERFIGQNHDSGLKLPSHSISNGGEGTSAPRSYMSSVEPTIISNENSGHSIRSSGRDEGRLVPHGGAGRVERDEARILPSERPIHIAELDIHAEPSPSTNFGSDAISTEWGMDANSLSQHSQRRILPSFSQRTNFKHASEPSIGSHIGPVLSSQQKELAPVGHYRRSEVNLNDIANDRRILNEDQTQNGPRRVLPSSLQPAMHGTASKSSLDYEGGSQIHNFPGTEHDSVRTNVSDGKVVDTARNNDEFHAYGINGKGRILPSSVLNGKSISNSQPKSLTEARDISNFQAKSSFSLGANIADGAQKFPSFSIGHEKSGTSTAKATNERWGKGDFHMESSSSVGASSAAGVQRVLPMAFMKEKNFNNTTLKTSTEYRDDGHTFGNAGNVRVLPSSLMHGKSINSFQSGGVSDAQNHLSIGEDRRIEHDERVIYQEALQNLGQPKLEDDLPEGLLAVSLLKHQKIALAWMIQKEKSVLCAGGILADDQGLGKTVSMIALIQKQMTQQSEFTSGDSSHIKSVALNLDEDDDGVTEVDKAKQIATDELKQEPVASTSMRASHKSRPAAGTLVVCPASVLRQWARELDEKVTNSAKLSVLVYHGGARTKNPSDLAKYDVVLTTYSIVTNEVPKQSTADDDDGEQRNLDRCGLMSEFSSNKKRKQTSNRQNKVKKKGKGLKDSHFDLGSGPLARVRWFRVVLDEAQTIKNHRTQVARACCGLRAKRRWCLSGTPMQNAIDDLYSYFRFLKYDPYAVYSSFCASIKYPISRNASQGYKKLQAVLRTVLLRRTKGTLIEGEPILKLPPKSISMKRVEFSTEERAFYLRLESDSRQQFKEYAAAGTVKQNYANILLMLLRLRQACDHPLLVKGYHSDTVGKDSLDMARQLPREMLINLLNQLEGSLAICGICSDPPEDPVVTMCGHVFCYQCVSDRLTGDDNLCPAAGCRDILGTDSVFSRATLRSCISDEFENGTSSRSSANDEESSITQSSYISSKIRAALDILNSVCKPKVGLELCSENGCYLAGTDNLITDGFGSGTNVVTHTSTQLNSNPEIPVKAIIFSQWTSMLDLLEFSLNQSLMQYRRLDGTMSLNSRDRAVKDFNTDPEVRVMLMSLKAGNLGLNMVAACHVILLDLWWNPTTEDQAVDRAHRIGQTRPVTVSRLTIKDTVEDRILALQEEKRKMVSSAFGEDQTGGHATRLTVEDLRYLFMG
- the LOC105035156 gene encoding helicase-like transcription factor CHR28 isoform X2, translating into MRAWCSFLREWIFRPISIVLQSIPFHSHYYQQLGTSVSPSFTELIAEETSNYLLPHMDIIEIDSSESEDDLEIRPFGLQDRSYKNGASGQWRNTSERFIGQNHDSGLKLPSHSISNGGEGTSAPRSYMSSVEPTIISNENSGHSIRSSGRDEGRLVPHGGAGRVERDEARILPSERPIHIAELDIHAEPSPSTNFGSDAISTEWGMDANSLSQHSQRRILPSFSQRTNFKHASEPSIGSHIGPVLSSQQKELAPVGHYRRSEVNLNDIANDRRILNEDQTQNGPRRVLPSSLQPAMHGTASKSSLDYEGGSQIHNFPGTEHDSVRTNVSDGKVVDTARNNDEFHAYGINGKGRILPSSVLNGKSISNSQPKSLTEARDISNFQAKSSFSLGANIADGAQKFPSFSIGHEKSGTSTAKATNERWGKGDFHMESSSSVGASSAAGVQRVLPMAFMKEKNFNNTTLKTSTEYRDDGHTFGNAGNVRVLPSSLMHGKSINSFQSGGVSDAQNHLSIGEDRRIEHDERVIYQEALQNLGQPKLEDDLPEGLLAVSLLKHQKIALAWMIQKEKSVLCAGGILADDQGLGKTVSMIALIQKQMTQQSEFTSGDSSHIKSVALNLDEDDDGVTEVDKAKQIATDELKQEPVASTSMRASHKSRPAAGTLVVCPASVLRQWARELDEKVTNSAKLSVLVYHGGARTKNPSDLAKYDVVLTTYSIVTNEVPKQSTADDDDGEQRNLDRCGLMSEFSSNKKRKQTSNRQNKVKKKGKGLKDSHFDLGSGPLARVRWFRVVLDEAQTIKNHRTQVARACCGLRAKRRWCLSGTPMQNAIDDLYSYFRFLKYDPYAVYSSFCASIKYPISRNASQGYKKLQAVLRTVLLRRTKGTLIEGEPILKLPPKSISMKRVEFSTEERAFYLRLESDSRQQFKEYAAAGTVKQNYANILLMLLRLRQACDHPLLVKGYHSDTVGKDSLDMARQLPREMLINLLNQLEGSLAICGICSDPPEDPVVTMCGHVFCYQCVSDRLTGDDNLCPAAGCRDILGTDSVFSRATLRSCISDEFENGTSSRSSANDEESSITQSSYISSKIRAALDILNSVCKPKVGLELCSENGCYLAGTDNLITDGFGSGTNVVTHTSTQLNSNPEIPVKAIIFSQWTSMLDLLEFSLNQSLMQYRRLDGTMSLNSRDRAVKDFNTDPEVRVMLMSLKAGNLGLNMVAACHVILLDLWWNPTTEDQAVDRAHRIGQTRPVTVSRLTIKDTVEDRILALQEEKRKMVSSAFGEDQTGGHATRLTVEDLRYLFMG
- the LOC105035156 gene encoding helicase-like transcription factor CHR28 isoform X3, giving the protein MDIIEIDSSESEDDLEIRPFGLQDRSYKNGASGQWRNTSERFIGQNHDSGLKLPSHSISNGGEGTSAPRSYMSSVEPTIISNENSGHSIRSSGRDEGRLVPHGGAGRVERDEARILPSERPIHIAELDIHAEPSPSTNFGSDAISTEWGMDANSLSQHSQRRILPSFSQRTNFKHASEPSIGSHIGPVLSSQQKELAPVGHYRRSEVNLNDIANDRRILNEDQTQNGPRRVLPSSLQPAMHGTASKSSLDYEGGSQIHNFPGTEHDSVRTNVSDGKVVDTARNNDEFHAYGINGKGRILPSSVLNGKSISNSQPKSLTEARDISNFQAKSSFSLGANIADGAQKFPSFSIGHEKSGTSTAKATNERWGKGDFHMESSSSVGASSAAGVQRVLPMAFMKEKNFNNTTLKTSTEYRDDGHTFGNAGNVRVLPSSLMHGKSINSFQSGGVSDAQNHLSIGEDRRIEHDERVIYQEALQNLGQPKLEDDLPEGLLAVSLLKHQKIALAWMIQKEKSVLCAGGILADDQGLGKTVSMIALIQKQMTQQSEFTSGDSSHIKSVALNLDEDDDGVTEVDKAKQIATDELKQEPVASTSMRASHKSRPAAGTLVVCPASVLRQWARELDEKVTNSAKLSVLVYHGGARTKNPSDLAKYDVVLTTYSIVTNEVPKQSTADDDDGEQRNLDRCGLMSEFSSNKKRKQTSNRQNKVKKKGKGLKDSHFDLGSGPLARVRWFRVVLDEAQTIKNHRTQVARACCGLRAKRRWCLSGTPMQNAIDDLYSYFRFLKYDPYAVYSSFCASIKYPISRNASQGYKKLQAVLRTVLLRRTKGTLIEGEPILKLPPKSISMKRVEFSTEERAFYLRLESDSRQQFKEYAAAGTVKQNYANILLMLLRLRQACDHPLLVKGYHSDTVGKDSLDMARQLPREMLINLLNQLEGSLAICGICSDPPEDPVVTMCGHVFCYQCVSDRLTGDDNLCPAAGCRDILGTDSVFSRATLRSCISDEFENGTSSRSSANDEESSITQSSYISSKIRAALDILNSVCKPKVGLELCSENGCYLAGTDNLITDGFGSGTNVVTHTSTQLNSNPEIPVKAIIFSQWTSMLDLLEFSLNQSLMQYRRLDGTMSLNSRDRAVKDFNTDPEVRVMLMSLKAGNLGLNMVAACHVILLDLWWNPTTEDQAVDRAHRIGQTRPVTVSRLTIKDTVEDRILALQEEKRKMVSSAFGEDQTGGHATRLTVEDLRYLFMG